A genome region from Campylobacterota bacterium includes the following:
- the cobT gene encoding nicotinate mononucleotide-dependent phosphoribosyltransferase CobT, whose product MIKTITGNKDFIESLRGKRADFLLCMSNTKTAEIPGITQAGIPGSFHLTPTLDAEFIAIGEVRSLGSIAETPKGVPTPALITRAVHLLHPFRQIELLNLGLEVSPKLEHFRLHTFSISPSDSIEGGANIPAAEVFEKAIAFAQDLTLQSDYIILGESVPAGTTTALATALALGYDARDKFSSSFKNDPGDIKRAVLERALSRIGKSDDLFGILSAVGDNMLIFNAGLILGLQNRDIPIVLAGGTQMACVLLIVNRILQMMEEKLDSSRIALCTTKWVAEDTSSDIKALLEMNDFPLNAYYADFDFSLTDHPALRLYDQGEAKEGVGAGGALVYALLNGITKEQITRKVESFLQ is encoded by the coding sequence ATGATCAAAACCATCACGGGAAACAAGGATTTCATCGAAAGCCTGCGGGGAAAACGGGCCGATTTTTTGCTCTGCATGAGCAACACCAAAACGGCCGAAATCCCCGGGATTACCCAGGCGGGGATTCCGGGGTCGTTCCATCTCACCCCGACGCTCGATGCGGAGTTCATAGCGATCGGAGAAGTGCGGAGCCTGGGGAGCATCGCCGAAACCCCCAAAGGGGTCCCCACCCCCGCCCTCATCACCCGCGCCGTCCATCTCCTCCATCCCTTCCGCCAGATCGAACTGCTGAACCTGGGGCTGGAAGTTTCCCCGAAACTGGAGCATTTCAGACTCCATACGTTCAGCATTTCCCCCAGCGATTCGATCGAGGGGGGGGCAAATATCCCCGCCGCGGAGGTGTTTGAAAAAGCCATCGCCTTCGCCCAGGATCTCACCCTCCAAAGCGACTACATCATTCTGGGCGAGTCGGTCCCCGCAGGGACGACGACGGCCCTCGCTACGGCGCTGGCACTGGGGTACGACGCGCGGGATAAATTCAGCAGCAGTTTCAAAAACGATCCCGGCGACATCAAACGCGCCGTACTCGAACGGGCCCTCTCCCGCATCGGCAAAAGCGATGATCTCTTCGGCATCCTCTCTGCGGTGGGGGACAACATGCTCATCTTTAACGCCGGGTTGATCCTCGGTCTCCAAAACCGCGACATCCCGATTGTGTTGGCAGGGGGGACACAGATGGCGTGCGTACTGCTCATCGTCAACCGTATTCTGCAGATGATGGAAGAGAAGCTCGACAGCTCCCGAATCGCCCTCTGTACGACCAAATGGGTCGCCGAAGATACGTCAAGCGATATCAAAGCCCTCCTGGAGATGAACGATTTTCCTCTCAACGCCTATTACGCCGATTTCGATTTCTCCCTCACCGATCATCCCGCGCTGAGACTCTACGACCAAGGGGAAGCCAAAGAGGGGGTCGGCGCAGGGGGTGCGCTGGTCTACGCGTTGCTTAACGGCATCACCAAAGAGCAGATCACCCGCAAAGTGGAGAGCTTTTTGCAATGA
- a CDS encoding phosphotransferase has product MKTVIALSDLPASLGVKTITPSSEGVMDSVYFLDGDRVLKIFETASEEAVYEELKLLKQCETLPVSQPIGEVMNIGGKPALLYRRCPGQSLETAHTDPIRQIGAFLRNFHARTATRHSSNERLFERSRLARMIGESDMPIFETLFNKIDPPLRNDGIIHGDLFLDNALFEGDSLSCVVDFTQACNGDFVFDLAVAALSWCDSEEKTAALLESYGATLTPEEFRPYREYATLFYCVNRYRNGGNYHELLEKLV; this is encoded by the coding sequence GTGAAAACCGTTATTGCGCTCAGCGATTTGCCCGCCTCGCTGGGGGTGAAAACGATCACGCCCAGCAGTGAGGGAGTCATGGACAGCGTCTATTTTCTGGATGGGGATCGGGTCTTGAAAATTTTCGAGACGGCAAGCGAAGAGGCAGTGTACGAGGAACTCAAACTTCTGAAACAGTGTGAAACGCTCCCTGTATCCCAACCCATAGGAGAGGTCATGAACATCGGCGGCAAACCCGCCCTCCTCTACCGCCGGTGTCCCGGCCAAAGCCTTGAAACGGCACACACCGATCCTATACGGCAGATCGGGGCGTTTTTACGGAATTTCCATGCCCGAACGGCAACGCGGCACAGTTCCAACGAAAGGCTCTTCGAGCGGTCGCGGCTGGCGCGGATGATCGGAGAGTCCGATATGCCGATTTTTGAAACGCTGTTCAACAAAATCGACCCGCCCCTGCGCAACGACGGGATTATTCACGGCGATCTCTTTTTGGACAACGCCCTCTTCGAGGGGGACAGCCTCTCGTGCGTCGTCGATTTCACGCAGGCGTGCAACGGCGATTTTGTGTTCGACCTCGCCGTCGCGGCTCTCTCCTGGTGCGACAGTGAGGAGAAAACGGCGGCTTTGCTGGAGAGCTACGGCGCAACGCTCACTCCCGAGGAATTTCGCCCCTACCGCGAATACGCAACCCTTTTTTATTGCGTCAACCGTTATCGAAACGGCGGAAATTATCACGAACTATTGGAGAAACTGGTATGA
- a CDS encoding aminotransferase class I/II-fold pyridoxal phosphate-dependent enzyme, producing the protein MTAYGHGGDVEAFAKHCGCAVSEVVDLSSNINFITPMVDFSEVVLNAYPTYDRLTETLASHYGVTSEELELFNGGSSAIFTLLRFLDNPTCTIYSPAYLEYKKAALLHGKKVHLIDRFEAMDAEVEANSLVVFVNPSTPDGRYYEIETLMEQWSAKNCTILIDESFLEFCGGASATRYLQTCDKLYVLKSQTKFYGCAGVRVGIVLSSRENIAALKAKEPLWKISAVDSHFLITALKDEAFRAQSRELNAEAKTYLKTLLDTSPLFEKVFESDANFFLVRLAHMNAKEFQERLIPYKIMVRDCSNFDFLDAGYVRIAVKSIAELKRFEEALCSLT; encoded by the coding sequence ATGACGGCCTACGGACACGGTGGGGATGTAGAGGCGTTTGCAAAACACTGCGGATGTGCGGTGAGCGAGGTGGTCGATCTCTCCTCCAACATTAACTTCATCACCCCTATGGTCGATTTCAGCGAAGTTGTCCTCAATGCGTACCCCACCTACGACAGACTAACGGAGACGTTAGCCTCTCATTACGGAGTCACGTCGGAGGAGTTAGAGCTTTTTAACGGCGGCTCTTCGGCGATTTTTACATTGCTCCGATTTCTCGACAACCCCACCTGCACGATCTACTCCCCCGCCTATCTGGAGTACAAAAAAGCGGCGTTGCTTCACGGCAAGAAGGTGCACCTCATCGACCGCTTCGAGGCGATGGATGCGGAGGTTGAGGCCAACTCCCTCGTCGTCTTCGTCAACCCTTCCACTCCCGACGGACGCTACTACGAGATCGAAACACTGATGGAGCAATGGAGTGCCAAAAACTGCACAATCCTCATCGACGAATCGTTTCTGGAGTTTTGCGGCGGAGCGTCGGCGACCCGTTATCTCCAAACCTGCGACAAACTCTACGTTTTAAAATCACAGACCAAATTTTACGGATGCGCGGGGGTGAGAGTCGGGATCGTCCTCTCTTCGCGGGAGAATATCGCCGCCCTCAAAGCCAAAGAGCCGCTATGGAAAATCTCGGCGGTCGACAGCCATTTTCTCATCACGGCGCTTAAAGATGAAGCGTTTCGTGCGCAATCGCGAGAGCTGAACGCGGAGGCGAAAACGTATTTGAAAACCCTCCTAGATACGTCGCCCCTGTTTGAGAAGGTGTTTGAGAGCGATGCGAACTTTTTCCTCGTCCGGCTCGCTCACATGAATGCGAAAGAATTTCAGGAGAGACTGATTCCGTATAAAATCATGGTGCGGGATTGTTCCAATTTCGATTTTCTGGATGCGGGTTATGTGCGAATCGCCGTGAAAAGCATTGCGGAGTTGAAACGGTTTGAGGAGGCACTATGTTCGCTGACATAG
- a CDS encoding bifunctional adenosylcobinamide kinase/adenosylcobinamide-phosphate guanylyltransferase: MKILYFGGQKSGKSSLAEAKALALATDKPYYLATYDHSFGDDEMGMRIDRHRTARGENFITLEETHHLADVIQPHQTYLIDCVSMWILNRLDESEETLLAEIEALGRVDANIVFVLNDVGSGVIPNDPISRRYVDLSGIIGQALARFCDEVYEVKLGLEKRLK; the protein is encoded by the coding sequence ATGAAGATACTTTACTTCGGCGGACAGAAATCGGGTAAAAGCAGCCTGGCGGAGGCCAAGGCCCTCGCTCTCGCGACCGACAAGCCCTATTACCTCGCCACCTACGACCACAGTTTCGGCGATGACGAGATGGGAATGCGGATCGACAGACACCGCACCGCACGCGGCGAAAACTTCATCACCCTCGAAGAGACGCACCATCTGGCCGATGTGATCCAGCCTCACCAAACCTACCTGATCGACTGCGTCTCGATGTGGATACTCAACCGGCTCGACGAGAGCGAAGAGACTCTGCTCGCGGAGATCGAAGCGCTGGGGCGCGTAGACGCTAACATCGTGTTTGTCCTGAACGACGTCGGATCGGGAGTCATCCCGAATGATCCCATCAGCCGCCGTTATGTCGATCTCAGCGGCATCATCGGTCAGGCACTGGCTAGGTTTTGCGACGAAGTCTACGAAGTGAAACTGGGACTGGAGAAGCGGCTCAAATGA
- the cbiB gene encoding adenosylcobinamide-phosphate synthase CbiB, with translation MFADIALIAYVTDRLFGEFTFIRHPVVLMGDFITAFQKRFYRDSIMRGFWLVFWLLAAVLALVYPISLIGNPWILGIIASSGIAGKMLYESVNNVLSDPQSIRYLVSRDTENLSESEINKAAIETYAENLSDGVIAPLFYLLVFGLVGLFLYKAINTLDSMVGYRNDKYEKFGKVSARLDDIANYIPSRITGVIILILFGKLGKLTQTWRYGALHESPNAGYPISAMALSLGLSLGGPTPYFGTIKNKPYFGEGKREITTLDVQRALTLQWKLDTLVIIVLAAGVMA, from the coding sequence ATGTTCGCTGACATAGCCCTCATCGCCTACGTCACCGACCGTCTCTTCGGCGAGTTCACATTTATCCGCCACCCCGTCGTCCTGATGGGCGATTTCATCACCGCGTTTCAAAAGCGGTTTTATCGAGATAGCATTATGCGCGGATTTTGGCTCGTGTTTTGGCTGTTAGCCGCCGTGTTAGCTCTCGTTTATCCGATTTCGCTGATCGGCAATCCGTGGATATTGGGGATCATCGCCTCGAGCGGGATCGCGGGAAAGATGCTCTATGAGAGCGTGAACAACGTGCTGAGCGACCCGCAATCGATCCGTTACCTCGTCAGCCGCGACACCGAAAATCTCAGCGAGAGCGAGATCAACAAAGCCGCGATCGAGACCTACGCCGAAAATCTGAGCGACGGGGTGATCGCCCCGCTGTTTTATCTGTTAGTTTTCGGTTTGGTCGGGCTTTTTCTTTACAAAGCCATCAACACCCTCGATTCGATGGTGGGGTATCGGAACGATAAATACGAGAAATTCGGCAAAGTGAGCGCACGGTTGGACGATATCGCCAACTATATCCCCTCCCGCATCACGGGGGTGATCATCCTGATCCTCTTCGGCAAACTCGGAAAGCTCACCCAAACATGGCGTTACGGCGCGCTGCACGAGAGCCCCAATGCGGGATACCCTATTTCGGCGATGGCGCTCTCGCTAGGTCTCTCCCTCGGAGGGCCGACCCCCTATTTCGGAACGATCAAAAACAAGCCCTACTTCGGCGAGGGGAAGCGGGAGATTACGACTCTGGATGTTCAGCGTGCATTAACCCTTCAGTGGAAACTCGATACCCTTGTGATTATCGTATTAGCAGCGGGAGTGATGGCATGA